From Scophthalmus maximus strain ysfricsl-2021 chromosome 14, ASM2237912v1, whole genome shotgun sequence, one genomic window encodes:
- the atp6ap2 gene encoding renin receptor, with protein sequence MSPTSCRRMEAVLSVAFALCCLTSTGVHGDSLTVLQAPEFVSFQKGDWPVSGEKIPDLVAVTMGFSVKEDLSWPGLRSGPLFQRPRANVLVVVRGVESLALPQSVASYPLENPVPFTLDSVAETVHSLFAEDTPVVLQLAPSEERLYMLGKANAVFEDLPVTLQQIRARLSQDGSVLASLPLNSLSRNAEADLLFLSEVQVLHDITALLQRHRHLAKDHSPDLYSLELSGLEELSRLYGQDSPQYRDATAILASVLQKFGEDVYGLYGNSAVVEIVTVKTFEAPLTRKSRSILESKQISNPGSPYNLAYKYNFHYAVVFNIVLWLMIALALAVIAVAYNLWNMDPGYDSIIYRMTNQKIRMD encoded by the exons ATGTCGCCGACGAGCTGTCGAAGGATGGAGGCTGTTCTCTCTGTGGCGTTCGCCCTCTGCTGCCTCACTTCAACCG gtGTACATGGGGACAGCCTAACTGTGCTGCAGGCTCCGGAGTTTGTGTCCTTTCAGAAAGGAGACTGGCCTGTGTCCGGAGAGAAGATTCCTGACCTGGTGGCTGTAACCATGGGTTTCTCTGTGAAGGAG GATCTGTCCTGGCCAGGCCTCCGGTCTGGTCCGTTGTTCCAGCGTCCCCGGGCGAacgtgctggtggtggtgagaggAGTCGAAAGTTTGGCCCTGCCCCAGAGTGTGGCCTCCTACCCCTTGGAAAAT CCAGTACCTTTCACCTTGGATAGTGTTGCAGAGACGGTGCACTCTCTGTTTGCTGAGGACACCCCTGTAGTGCTGCAGCTGGCCCCTAGTGAGGAG aGGTTATATATGCTGGGGAAGGCCAATGCAGTGTTTGAGGACCTACCGGTCACCTTACAGCAGATCCGTGCCCGTCTGTCCCAGGACGGCTCTGTGCTGGCCTCCCTGCCCCTCAACTCCCTCAGCAGAAACGCAGAG GCTGATTTGCTCTTCCTGTCTGAGGTCCAAGTACTGCATGATATCACAGCTCTT ctacagagacacagacatttGGCTAAGGACCACTCCCCCGACCTGTATTCTTTGGAACTGTCCGGCCTGGAGGAGCTGAGTCGGCTCTACGGCCAAGACTCCCCTCAGTACCGCGATGCAACTGCTATTCTCGCCTCTGTCCTGCAGAAG TTTGGAGAGGACGTGTATGGTCTCTATGGCAACAGTGCCGTCGTGGAGATTGTCACGGTGAAGACGTTTGAGGCTCCTTTGACCAGGAAGTCCCGTTCGATCCTGGAATCCAAACAGATC AGTAACCCAGGCAGCCCGTACAACCTGGCCTACAAGTACAACTTCCACTATGCGGTCGTTTTCAACATTGTGCTGTGGCTGATGATCGCCCTGGCCCTCGCTGTCATCGCCGTCGCCTACAACCTGTGGAACATGGACCCGGGATATGATAGCATCATCTACAGGATGACCAATCAGAAGATCAGGATGGATTAA